GTGCCCTGGAAAGAGGCGGTCACGGACGCCGGCATGCCGATTTCGGCCTGCGCCTGCTGGATTGCGGCCACCGCGCCGCCGAGCGAAGCGCCCGGCGCAAGATTGAATGAAACGGTCGTCGCCGGGAACTGGCCCATATGTGTGATCTGGAGCGGCACCGTGTCGACCCGCATCTTGGCGAAGACCGACAGCGATATCGGGCCACCGCCGGTCGATGTCGGCACGTAGATCGACGAAAGCGATTTGAGGGACTGCTGCAGTTCGGGATCGGCCTCGAGGATGACTCGGTACTGGTTGGAGGCGGTGAAGATGGTCGAGACGATGCGCTGGCCGAAAGCATCGTAGAGCGCGTTGTCGACCGTGGCCGGCGTGACGCCGAAGCGGGCAGCCTGGTCGCGATCGATATCGACGAAGACGGCGAGACCACGATTAGAAAGATCGCTCGCAACGTCAGCCAGTTGCGGCAAGGTGTTTAGTTTGTCGATCAGCTTCGGCGTCCATTCGGCCAGCTCGCCGGCGCTCGCATCCTGGAGCACGAATTGATACTGCGTGCGGCTGACGGTGCCGTCGATCGTCAGATCCTGCACCGGCTGCATGTAGAGGGTGATGCCGGGCAGGGCGGCGGCTTCCTTTTTCAACCGGGCGATGACGGTCGAGATGTCAGCGGTGCGCTGCTCGTGCGATTTCAGATTGATCAGCATGCGGCCGACATTCAGCGTCGTGTTGGTGCCGTCGACGCCGATGAAGGAGGACAGGCTTTCCACGTCCTTGTCTTGCAGGATGACTGCGGCAAGCCGCTGTTGCTGGTCCGCCATCGCTGCATAGGATGTCGATTGCCGCGCCTCGGTGACGGCCTGGATCACGCCGGTATCCTGAACCGGAAAGAAGCCCTTCGGGATTTCGACATAGAGGATCGCGGTGGCCACCAGCGTGGCAAAGGTGACCGCGAGCGTCACTGCCTGCCGGTCGAGCACCCAGTTCAACATGCGACCATAGCCGCGGATCACCCATTCGAAGAAATCGTGGCTGGCGCGCTGGAAGGCGTTTTCGCGCACCTCAGAGATCGGTTGCAGCAGCCTGGCGCAGGCCATGGGCACGAGCGTCAGCGAGACCACCGCCGATATCAGGATGGTGGTGGCGAGGGTGACGGCGAATTCGCGGAACAGCCGCCCGACGACGTCGCTCATGAACAGCAGTGGGATCAGCACCGCGATCAGCGAAACGGTCAGCGAGATGATGGTGAAGCCGATCTGCTCGGAGCCCTTAAGCGCCGCTTGCAGCGGTGTGTCGCCTTCCTCGATGTAGCGCGAGATGTTCTCAATCACCACGATGGCATCATCAACGACGAAGCCGGTCGCCACTGTCAGTGCCATCAGCGACAGATTGTCGAGGCTGTAGCCGAACATGTACATGACGCCCAGCGTGCCTACGAGGGAGAGCGGTACCGACAGGCTGGGGATCAGCGTGGCGCGGGCGCTGCGCAGGAAAACGAAGATGACCAGCACGACCAGGACGATGGCCAGCGACAGCTCGTATTCGACATCGTGCACCGAGGCGCGGATGGTCGTGGTGCGGTCGGTGAGCACAGCGACGTCGACGGAATGCGGCAGCGAGGCTTGT
The genomic region above belongs to Mesorhizobium terrae and contains:
- a CDS encoding MdtB/MuxB family multidrug efflux RND transporter permease subunit, whose translation is MNPSRPFILRPVATSLLMVAIMLSGILAFRFLPISALPQVDYPTIQVQTFYPGASPDVMTSSITAPLEVQLGQIPNLEQMNSISSAGSSVITLQFSLAISLDVAEQEVQAAINAAGNLLPADLPAPPIYAKVNPADAPVLTLGLTSTNMALRDVQALADTRLAQKISQLPGVGLVSLSGGQRPAVRVQADLRKLAAYGLNMDDLRTTLASANVNQPKGNFDGPSRAYTVNANDQLQSADQYRSLIVAYKNGAPVRLSDVGAVVDATENNKLAAWMNTTPAIIVNVQRQPGANVIDVVDRIKALLPQLQASLPHSVDVAVLTDRTTTIRASVHDVEYELSLAIVLVVLVIFVFLRSARATLIPSLSVPLSLVGTLGVMYMFGYSLDNLSLMALTVATGFVVDDAIVVIENISRYIEEGDTPLQAALKGSEQIGFTIISLTVSLIAVLIPLLFMSDVVGRLFREFAVTLATTILISAVVSLTLVPMACARLLQPISEVRENAFQRASHDFFEWVIRGYGRMLNWVLDRQAVTLAVTFATLVATAILYVEIPKGFFPVQDTGVIQAVTEARQSTSYAAMADQQQRLAAVILQDKDVESLSSFIGVDGTNTTLNVGRMLINLKSHEQRTADISTVIARLKKEAAALPGITLYMQPVQDLTIDGTVSRTQYQFVLQDASAGELAEWTPKLIDKLNTLPQLADVASDLSNRGLAVFVDIDRDQAARFGVTPATVDNALYDAFGQRIVSTIFTASNQYRVILEADPELQQSLKSLSSIYVPTSTGGGPISLSVFAKMRVDTVPLQITHMGQFPATTVSFNLAPGASLGGAVAAIQQAQAEIGMPASVTASFQGTASAFQASLGNELFLILAAVVTVYIVLGVLYESFIHPITILSTLPSAGIGALLALMIAGEDLTIIALIGIILLIGIVKKNAIMMIDFALDAQRNEGKSPRDAIFQACLLRFRPILMTTVAAVLGALPLMLGTGVGSELRHPLGVSIVGGLLFSQVLTLFTTPVIYLWFDRLATRLRGAGPEIARGRGADFAP